Proteins encoded by one window of Bacteroidia bacterium:
- a CDS encoding SulP family inorganic anion transporter yields the protein MSKKSAFRTLGYDLPASLVVALVALPLCLGIALASGASALSGLIAGVVGGIVVGLLSNSQISVSGPAAGLTMIVLSGIQELGAFQTFLLALLLSGIIQIVLGFLKAGVIGNFFPNTVIKGMLAAIGVILILKQIPHAVGYDADAEGDENFVQPDGHNTFSEFLYMADNFSPEIICISIISLAILLFFETKFIKSSAIQTIPASLIVVIAGIVASYVFNRFFPAWSLQKEHLVSLPSIGSFQELKSQLSFPDFSQLQNPLVWKVALTLAIVGSLESLLSLEAAEKLDPFKRSASTNKELIAQGAGNMVSGLLGGLPVTAVIVRTTANISAGGITKLSTIFHGFIILFSVLIIPGILNLIPLSSLAVILIMVGYKLTKPAIFIEMYNKGWSQFIPFLVTIIAVVFSDMLRGISLGMVVAIFFILKTNFRTAILVTSDGNDYLIKFVKDVTFTNKSYLKNQLNKIPNEANLVIDCSRPIFIDHDILDLLDEFSIAARNKEINLEIRRRKEI from the coding sequence ATGAGTAAAAAAAGTGCGTTCAGAACCCTAGGTTACGACCTCCCGGCCTCCCTGGTCGTAGCCTTGGTAGCTTTACCTTTATGTTTAGGTATTGCCCTTGCATCCGGTGCCTCGGCACTTAGTGGCCTAATTGCCGGTGTTGTTGGAGGTATTGTGGTTGGATTACTCAGTAATTCTCAAATTAGTGTTTCCGGTCCGGCGGCAGGTTTAACCATGATTGTACTTTCAGGAATTCAGGAATTAGGAGCTTTTCAAACCTTTTTATTGGCCTTATTGCTGAGTGGAATTATTCAAATTGTGTTGGGTTTCTTAAAAGCCGGGGTTATAGGAAACTTCTTTCCAAACACGGTCATTAAAGGAATGTTGGCGGCTATTGGAGTTATTTTAATTCTAAAGCAAATACCCCATGCCGTTGGGTATGATGCCGACGCCGAAGGAGACGAGAACTTTGTTCAGCCCGATGGTCACAATACGTTTAGTGAGTTTTTGTATATGGCCGATAACTTTTCGCCCGAAATAATTTGCATCAGTATAATTTCGTTGGCCATTCTGCTATTCTTTGAAACCAAATTCATTAAATCAAGTGCCATTCAAACCATTCCTGCTTCCTTGATTGTGGTAATTGCCGGAATTGTTGCCAGTTATGTATTCAATCGGTTTTTTCCTGCCTGGTCTTTGCAAAAAGAGCATTTGGTTTCTTTACCAAGCATAGGTTCTTTTCAAGAATTAAAATCACAGCTAAGTTTTCCTGATTTTTCCCAGCTTCAAAATCCGTTGGTTTGGAAAGTTGCTCTTACCTTGGCCATAGTAGGTTCCTTAGAAAGTTTACTGAGTTTGGAAGCTGCAGAAAAGCTGGATCCATTTAAACGCTCGGCCTCTACAAACAAAGAATTAATTGCCCAAGGTGCCGGTAACATGGTGTCGGGTTTGCTGGGAGGCTTACCGGTTACAGCTGTTATTGTTCGTACTACCGCTAATATTTCCGCCGGAGGAATTACTAAATTGTCTACTATTTTTCACGGTTTTATTATTCTCTTTAGTGTTTTGATAATTCCGGGTATATTAAACCTGATACCACTTTCTTCCCTGGCGGTAATTCTCATTATGGTGGGTTATAAACTAACTAAACCGGCAATTTTTATAGAAATGTATAACAAAGGTTGGAGTCAGTTTATCCCTTTTTTGGTTACCATAATAGCAGTAGTTTTTTCAGATATGCTTAGAGGAATTTCCCTGGGTATGGTGGTGGCTATTTTCTTTATTCTTAAAACCAATTTCCGTACAGCAATTTTGGTTACTTCCGATGGTAATGATTATTTAATTAAGTTTGTTAAGGATGTTACCTTTACCAACAAATCCTATTTGAAAAACCAACTCAACAAAATCCCCAACGAGGCTAATCTGGTAATTGATTGCAGCCGTCCAATTTTTATCGATCATGATATTTTGGATTTGCTCGACGAGTTTAGCATTGCTGCCCGAAACAAAGAAATTAACCTGGAAATACGACGCAGGAAAGAAATTTAA
- a CDS encoding carbonic anhydrase: MESFKRLLLENRAWAQEKLLMDKDFFLRMSKEQKPEFLWIGCSDSRVPANEITNTDPGDIFVQRNIANLVVNTDLNLLSVLQFAVDELKVKHIVVCGHYGCGGVKAALSSQSYGMLNKWLHNIKDIYRIHEAELNAISDFDKKFDRMVEINICEQVFNLAKTSIVQRAWDSEQRPMLHGWVFSMNDGILSELCRMQPGDEIPPIYQYQFDRRKD; encoded by the coding sequence ATGGAATCATTTAAGCGACTATTACTCGAAAACAGGGCCTGGGCTCAGGAAAAATTGTTAATGGATAAGGATTTTTTCCTCCGGATGTCCAAGGAGCAAAAGCCTGAATTTTTATGGATTGGTTGTTCCGATTCCAGGGTTCCGGCTAATGAAATAACCAATACCGACCCGGGCGATATATTTGTGCAGCGCAACATTGCCAACCTGGTTGTAAATACCGATTTAAATCTGCTAAGTGTATTGCAATTTGCTGTTGATGAGCTTAAAGTAAAGCATATTGTAGTTTGCGGACATTATGGTTGTGGTGGTGTAAAAGCCGCCTTGAGTAGTCAAAGTTATGGAATGTTGAACAAATGGTTGCATAATATCAAGGATATTTACCGCATTCATGAAGCTGAATTGAATGCAATTTCTGATTTTGATAAGAAATTCGACCGCATGGTAGAAATCAATATTTGTGAGCAAGTGTTTAATTTGGCCAAAACGTCTATCGTTCAGCGGGCCTGGGATAGTGAGCAGCGACCTATGCTGCATGGTTGGGTGTTTTCCATGAACGATGGTATTTTGTCTGAGTTATGTCGCATGCAACCCGGTGATGAAATTCCTCCTATTTACCAATATCAGTTCGATCGTAGAAAGGATTAG
- a CDS encoding phosphoethanolamine transferase, which produces MINKSKLLAISYWLIWALLVVSPLVVRHWYDYIYSLPVYRNLIGILVQFLVLFLAATGLLGLRKAALVFSILGTLNPFEIIHSYYLQTQFNAGTLQLVLSLNQTKATEFSQGFNYFLFITFLIPPGIWLCYSLLKFPEFKLKSRLIGLGVSVVLFVYFGYKPWFPKPLKGFDPKLSYSNWWKYPPINLPLSFVKFGLDYAENHSLLEQRSKFKFNPVKKADNGLGEVVVLVLGESSRARNWQLFGYSRPTNPCLQKRKSQLVLCPDYIATGNNTRLSFPQLVSRANPSEFELFRKEKSIISLYREAGFETWILSNQGLLAEDYSFIAQDADSLIHFPVYKHTDQVLIKPLDELLRRKTGKKLFVVVHLIGNHFNYSLRYPSAFKRFSPGMEDKPYHYDVQHKAQTINSYDNSIVFTDFLVNEFISQLEKLPGKSSLFFVADHGELIFDLAGYSIAHSSEHPTEPEVHVPFFAWFSAEKRNEDKIAHFRLNAGNRLNSMVIFYSLAGASDLRYSLDKPELNLFSDQFLGLKERWILTPSFNKYRYD; this is translated from the coding sequence TTGATTAACAAGTCTAAACTCCTAGCTATTTCCTATTGGTTGATATGGGCATTGCTGGTTGTTTCGCCTTTGGTGGTGAGGCATTGGTACGATTACATATATTCCTTGCCTGTTTACCGCAATTTGATTGGAATTTTGGTTCAGTTTCTAGTGTTATTTTTAGCAGCTACCGGCTTGTTGGGATTAAGGAAAGCAGCTCTGGTATTCAGTATCCTGGGTACCCTGAATCCATTTGAAATTATACATTCCTATTATCTGCAAACCCAATTTAATGCAGGAACCCTGCAATTGGTTTTAAGCCTGAACCAAACCAAGGCCACCGAGTTTTCCCAGGGCTTTAATTACTTTTTATTTATAACATTCCTGATTCCGCCCGGGATTTGGCTTTGTTATTCCTTGCTGAAATTCCCTGAGTTTAAGCTGAAATCTAGGTTAATTGGTTTGGGAGTTTCGGTGGTGCTGTTTGTTTATTTTGGCTATAAGCCTTGGTTTCCGAAGCCGCTGAAAGGCTTTGATCCTAAACTCAGCTATTCCAATTGGTGGAAATACCCTCCAATTAATTTGCCCTTATCTTTTGTGAAGTTCGGATTAGATTATGCCGAAAACCATAGCTTGCTGGAACAACGGTCTAAGTTTAAGTTTAATCCGGTTAAGAAGGCAGACAATGGCCTAGGCGAAGTGGTGGTGCTGGTTTTAGGGGAATCATCCCGAGCAAGAAATTGGCAACTCTTCGGGTATTCAAGGCCTACCAATCCTTGTCTTCAAAAACGAAAAAGTCAATTGGTTCTATGTCCGGATTACATAGCCACAGGGAACAATACCCGGTTGAGTTTTCCTCAACTTGTATCGAGAGCCAATCCTTCGGAATTTGAGCTCTTTAGAAAGGAGAAAAGTATTATTTCGTTGTACCGGGAGGCAGGTTTCGAAACCTGGATACTCAGCAACCAAGGTTTGTTGGCAGAGGATTATTCGTTTATAGCTCAGGATGCTGACAGCTTAATTCACTTTCCGGTTTATAAACATACCGATCAGGTTTTGATTAAGCCTTTGGATGAACTCTTAAGAAGGAAAACCGGCAAGAAACTCTTCGTAGTTGTTCATTTGATAGGTAATCATTTTAATTATAGTTTACGTTATCCTTCCGCTTTTAAACGTTTTAGTCCAGGTATGGAAGACAAACCTTATCATTACGATGTACAACACAAGGCTCAAACCATCAACAGTTACGATAATTCCATTGTATTCACCGATTTTTTGGTAAATGAATTTATTTCTCAGTTAGAAAAACTCCCCGGAAAGTCAAGTTTATTCTTTGTGGCAGATCATGGAGAATTGATATTTGACTTAGCAGGTTACTCCATTGCTCACAGCAGCGAACATCCCACCGAGCCAGAGGTGCATGTGCCATTTTTTGCCTGGTTCTCCGCTGAAAAAAGGAATGAAGATAAGATTGCTCATTTCAGGCTAAATGCCGGAAATCGATTGAATTCCATGGTGATTTTTTATTCTTTAGCAGGTGCTAGCGACTTACGGTACAGTTTAGATAAACCGGAGCTAAACCTGTTTTCAGATCAGTTTTTGGGATTGAAGGAACGTTGGATTCTGACTCCTTCGTTTAACAAATACCGCTACGACTAA